The following are from one region of the Stanieria sp. NIES-3757 genome:
- a CDS encoding putative killer suppression protein HigA has translation MDIVFKNKKFEQECNNQKLLEKKHGTDRAKRIRRRLDNLRAANVLEDMRNLPGRCHELRGDHAKQLSLDLDHPYRLIFEPADDPIPIKPDGGIDWKKVTSIRIIGVEDTHE, from the coding sequence ATGGATATAGTTTTTAAAAATAAAAAATTTGAACAAGAATGCAATAACCAAAAACTTTTGGAGAAAAAACATGGAACAGATCGTGCAAAAAGAATTCGACGAAGACTAGATAATTTAAGGGCAGCAAACGTTTTGGAAGATATGCGAAATCTGCCTGGACGCTGCCATGAATTACGGGGAGATCATGCGAAACAACTCTCACTAGACTTAGATCATCCATATCGACTGATATTTGAACCAGCCGATGACCCAATCCCCATAAAGCCCGATGGGGGAATTGACTGGAAAAAGGTAACTTCTATTAGAATTATTGGCGTAGAGGACACTCATGAATAG
- a CDS encoding glyoxalase family protein, whose product MTDLGLTHIALPVSNLERSIEFYSTYAQMQVVHRRIDAETGVAVVWLSDHTRPFVIVLIQTDSVHPILSPFAHLGVGCPSREYIDTLCEKARTEGILIEPPQDSGYPVGYWAFLQDPDGHTLELSYGQEIGRTVENVN is encoded by the coding sequence ATGACGGATCTTGGACTTACTCACATTGCTCTTCCTGTCTCAAATCTTGAGCGGAGTATCGAATTTTATTCAACCTATGCCCAGATGCAGGTTGTTCATCGCCGTATCGATGCAGAAACTGGTGTTGCGGTAGTTTGGCTGAGTGACCATACTCGACCATTTGTGATTGTTCTAATTCAAACCGATTCTGTACATCCGATTCTTTCTCCCTTTGCACATTTAGGTGTAGGTTGTCCGAGTCGCGAATATATAGATACTTTATGTGAAAAAGCGCGTACTGAAGGTATACTTATTGAACCACCACAAGATTCTGGATATCCAGTTGGTTATTGGGCTTTTCTCCAAGACCCCGATGGTCACACCCTTGAACTATCCTATGGACAAGAAATAGGTCGTACCGTAGAAAATGTTAATTAG
- the dnaK2 gene encoding DnaK protein 2, heat shock protein 70, molecular chaperone: MAKVVGIDLGTTNSCVAVMEGGKPTVIANAEGFRTTPSVVAYAKNGDRLVGQIAKRQAVMNPTNTFYSVKRFIGRRSDEVTNETKEVAYKVLRDNNGNVKLDCPSQGKQFAPEEISAQVLRKLIEDASKYLGETVTQAVITVPAYFNDSQRQATKDAGKIAGVEVLRIINEPTAASLAYGLDKKSNETILVFDLGGGTFDVSILEVGDGVFEVLATSGDTHLGGDDFDKKIVDFLAEEFQRNEGIDLRKDSQALQRLTEAAEKAKIELSSATQTDINLPFITATQEGPKHLDMSLTRVKFEEICSDLIDRCRVPVEQALKDAKLNKEAIDEVVMVGGSTRIPAIVDVVKRILAKDPNQTVNPDEVVAVGAAIQAGVLAGEVKDILLLDVTPLSLGVETLGGVMTKIIPRNTTIPTKKSETFSTAVDGQTNVEIHVLQGEREFAKDNKSLGTFRLDGIPPAPRGVPQIEVTFDIDANGILNVTAKDKGTGKEQSISITGASTLPDDEVDRMVREAESNAAADQERREKIDRKNQADSLVYQAEKQLTELGDKVPAADKTKAEGLIKDLREAVTAENDDKIKTLMPELQQTLYSIGSNIYQQAGGATASEGTPGDGAASSSSSEGGDDVIDAEFSETK, from the coding sequence ATGGCAAAGGTTGTTGGTATAGATTTAGGAACTACTAACTCTTGTGTGGCAGTAATGGAAGGGGGAAAACCAACCGTTATTGCTAATGCCGAAGGTTTTAGAACTACCCCCTCAGTTGTAGCTTATGCAAAAAATGGCGATCGCTTGGTAGGACAGATTGCGAAACGTCAAGCCGTCATGAACCCCACTAATACTTTTTACTCAGTTAAAAGGTTCATTGGACGTAGATCCGATGAAGTTACCAATGAGACAAAAGAAGTAGCTTATAAAGTTTTGCGCGACAATAACGGTAACGTTAAATTAGATTGTCCTTCTCAAGGCAAACAGTTTGCACCAGAAGAAATTTCGGCTCAAGTTTTACGGAAGTTAATTGAAGACGCAAGCAAATATTTGGGAGAAACAGTTACTCAAGCAGTTATTACCGTTCCTGCTTACTTTAATGACTCTCAAAGACAAGCAACCAAAGACGCAGGTAAAATTGCTGGGGTAGAAGTACTGCGGATTATTAACGAACCTACTGCTGCTTCTCTAGCTTATGGTTTGGATAAAAAGAGTAATGAAACCATTTTAGTATTTGACTTGGGTGGTGGTACGTTTGACGTTTCCATCCTCGAAGTAGGTGATGGTGTATTTGAAGTTCTCGCAACTTCTGGTGATACCCACTTAGGTGGTGACGACTTTGATAAAAAAATTGTTGATTTTTTAGCAGAAGAATTTCAAAGAAACGAAGGAATCGATTTAAGAAAAGACTCTCAAGCACTACAACGACTCACCGAAGCAGCGGAAAAAGCTAAAATCGAACTTTCTAGTGCGACTCAAACCGATATCAACCTCCCCTTCATCACAGCTACTCAAGAAGGACCAAAACATCTTGATATGTCCCTTACCAGGGTTAAATTTGAAGAAATTTGTTCCGACTTGATCGACCGTTGTCGCGTTCCTGTCGAACAGGCTCTTAAAGATGCCAAACTAAACAAAGAAGCGATCGATGAAGTGGTAATGGTTGGTGGTTCAACTAGAATTCCTGCGATCGTTGATGTGGTCAAACGCATCTTAGCTAAAGATCCTAATCAAACTGTTAACCCTGATGAAGTGGTAGCAGTAGGCGCAGCTATTCAAGCAGGGGTATTAGCTGGTGAAGTTAAAGACATTCTGCTCTTAGACGTAACACCTCTATCTTTAGGCGTGGAAACTCTTGGCGGTGTCATGACTAAAATTATTCCTCGTAACACCACTATTCCTACCAAGAAATCGGAAACTTTCTCTACTGCGGTAGATGGTCAAACTAATGTTGAAATTCATGTTCTCCAAGGGGAACGGGAATTTGCTAAAGATAACAAGAGTTTAGGTACTTTCCGTTTAGATGGTATTCCTCCTGCACCTCGTGGTGTACCCCAAATTGAAGTAACTTTTGATATCGACGCTAACGGTATCCTCAACGTTACTGCTAAAGATAAAGGAACTGGTAAAGAGCAATCTATTAGTATTACTGGTGCTTCTACCTTACCCGATGACGAAGTAGACAGAATGGTTCGCGAAGCTGAATCTAATGCTGCTGCGGATCAAGAACGTCGTGAAAAAATTGACCGTAAGAACCAAGCTGATTCTTTAGTTTACCAAGCTGAAAAACAACTCACTGAACTCGGTGACAAAGTACCCGCAGCAGATAAAACTAAGGCAGAAGGTTTAATCAAAGATCTCAGAGAAGCAGTAACTGCCGAAAATGATGACAAGATCAAAACTTTAATGCCAGAGTTGCAACAAACTCTATACAGTATCGGTAGCAATATCTATCAACAAGCTGGCGGTGCAACTGCAAGCGAAGGTACACCTGGTGATGGTGCTGCTTCTTCGAGTTCCAGCGAAGGTGGCGACGATGTAATCGATGCTGAGTTTTCTGAAACCAAATAA
- the gltB gene encoding NADH-dependent glutamate synthase large subunit — translation MNNNQLPPQQGLYDPRFEHDACGVGFIVHMNGKKSHELVEQALTILINLEHRGACGAETNTGDGAGILMQIPHKFFKKVAAQENITLPEVGEYGVGMIYSSPDSVKREQGRRVFEEIVAEEGQKVLGWRDVPTDNSSLGNTAKSSEPFMQQVFIQRAGDIDEAAFERKLFVIRKRTHKAIRKELGDSFWYESSVSCRTIVYKGMLMTMQVGQYYPELHDPDLESALALVHSRFSTNTFPSWERAHPYRYIAHNGEINTLRGNINWMHARQSLFESELFGQDMKKVQNLINIDGSDSSIFDNTFELMVLAGRSLPHAMMMMIPEPWTAHESMSDKKKAFYEYHSCLMEPWDGPASIAFTDGTMVGAVLDRNGLRPSRYYVTKDNLVIMASEAGVLPVAPENVALKGRLEPGRMFLVNMEEGRIVADEEIKQAIVTEHPYREWLDRYLVDLASLPESKVTNDFALVASEDLTTTIQQQMTFGYTFEELRILLKPMALNGVEAVGSMGSDTPLAVLSDRPKLLYDYFQQLFAQVTNPPIDSIREEIVTSPVTTIGAERNLLAPQPESCHLIKLKTPVISNKELAKLKNLDGDFKSITLPILFNPKEGVRGLEAAIDRICSEADQAIVSGTSIIILSDRDVNKDNAPIPALLAVAGLHHHLIRQGTRTRVGLVLESGEPREVHHFAVLLGYGCGAINPYLAFTTIDEMIQQGILVDVDYQTACKNYIKAVTKGTIKIASKIGISTLQSYRGAQIFEAIGLNQSIVNRYFSWTASRIEGVDLEAIARETILRHSHAFPDREVNGHTLDVGGEYQWRKDGEAHLFSPQTIHTLQQAVRIGDYELYKQYAKLVNEQNQQHFTLRGLLGFKERKPVPLEEVEPIEAIMKRFKTGAMSYGSISKEAHESLAIAMNRIGGKSNTGEGGEDPERYTWTNEQGDSKNSAIKQVASGRFGVTSLYLSQARELQIKMAQGAKPGEGGQLPGKKVYPWIAKVRHSTPGVGLISPPPHHDIYSIEDLAELIHDLKNANREARISVKLVSEVGVGTIAAGVAKAHADVVLISGFDGGTGASPQTSIKHAGLPWELGLAETHQTLVLNNLRSRIAVETDGQMKTGRDVAIATLLGAEEFGFSTAPLVTLGCIMMRVCHLNTCPAGVATQDPRLRKNFIGDPAYTVNFMKFIAQEVREIMASLGFRTLNEMVGRTDVLEAKKAVDHWKAKGIDLSKILYQPEVDPEVGRYCQISQDHGLDKSLDLTTLLDLCKPAIEKGEKVKATLPIKNTNRVVGTILGNEITKRHWEGLPEDTVHLHFQGSAGQSFGAFVPKGVTLELEGDANDYLGKGLSGGKIIVYPPAASTFVPAENIIIGNVAFYGATSGEAYIYGIAGERFCVRNSGVNAVVEAIGDHGCEYMTGGKVVILGKTGRNFAAGMSGGVAYILDEQGDFAIRCNTQMADIEPLDEEDREIVYQMIQKHQDYTQSQKAAKVLANWQEFASKFVKVMPRDYKRVLQAIKQALAEGLSGDDALTAAFEANASDVARIGGS, via the coding sequence ATGAATAATAATCAACTGCCACCCCAACAGGGTCTATACGATCCTCGCTTCGAGCATGATGCCTGCGGTGTTGGATTTATCGTCCACATGAATGGAAAAAAATCTCACGAGCTTGTTGAGCAGGCTCTGACAATTTTGATTAATCTTGAACATCGTGGTGCTTGCGGTGCGGAGACAAATACAGGTGATGGAGCGGGTATTTTAATGCAAATACCCCATAAGTTTTTTAAGAAGGTAGCTGCCCAAGAAAATATTACTTTGCCAGAAGTGGGAGAATATGGTGTTGGCATGATTTATTCTTCTCCCGATTCCGTCAAGAGAGAACAGGGAAGAAGAGTATTTGAAGAAATTGTCGCCGAAGAAGGTCAAAAAGTCTTGGGTTGGCGTGACGTACCTACGGATAACTCCTCTTTAGGTAACACGGCTAAATCAAGCGAACCCTTCATGCAGCAGGTGTTTATCCAACGGGCTGGCGATATCGATGAAGCAGCCTTTGAACGAAAGCTCTTTGTGATTCGCAAACGGACTCATAAAGCAATTCGTAAGGAGTTAGGTGATTCTTTTTGGTATGAGTCGAGTGTTTCCTGCCGAACGATTGTATATAAAGGGATGTTGATGACAATGCAGGTAGGGCAATATTATCCCGAACTGCACGATCCCGATCTCGAAAGTGCTTTAGCCTTAGTCCATTCGCGTTTTAGTACCAATACTTTTCCTAGTTGGGAAAGAGCGCATCCTTATCGCTACATCGCTCACAACGGGGAAATTAATACCCTAAGAGGCAATATTAATTGGATGCACGCCCGACAATCGCTGTTTGAGTCGGAGCTATTCGGCCAAGATATGAAGAAAGTGCAGAATTTAATTAATATCGATGGCAGTGACTCCAGTATTTTTGATAATACTTTTGAACTAATGGTTTTGGCAGGGCGATCGCTTCCTCATGCCATGATGATGATGATCCCCGAACCCTGGACTGCCCACGAGTCGATGAGCGATAAGAAGAAGGCGTTCTATGAGTATCATTCCTGTTTGATGGAACCCTGGGATGGCCCTGCATCGATTGCTTTTACTGATGGCACAATGGTAGGGGCAGTGTTGGATCGCAATGGCTTACGTCCTTCTCGCTACTACGTTACCAAAGATAATCTGGTAATTATGGCATCAGAAGCGGGAGTCTTACCCGTTGCCCCAGAAAACGTCGCTTTGAAGGGGCGTTTGGAACCAGGTAGAATGTTCCTGGTCAATATGGAAGAAGGAAGGATCGTTGCCGACGAGGAAATTAAACAGGCAATTGTCACTGAACATCCCTATCGGGAATGGTTGGATCGCTATTTAGTAGATTTGGCATCTTTACCCGAATCAAAAGTAACGAATGATTTCGCTCTTGTTGCTTCAGAAGATTTAACCACCACCATCCAACAGCAGATGACCTTTGGTTATACCTTTGAAGAGTTACGGATCTTATTAAAACCGATGGCTCTCAATGGAGTGGAAGCAGTAGGTTCGATGGGTTCGGATACTCCTTTAGCGGTGCTGTCGGATCGCCCCAAACTTCTTTATGATTATTTCCAACAATTATTTGCCCAAGTAACCAATCCTCCCATCGATTCGATTCGGGAAGAAATTGTTACCTCTCCCGTAACTACTATTGGTGCAGAACGAAACTTACTCGCTCCTCAACCAGAAAGTTGTCACCTGATTAAATTAAAAACTCCCGTAATTAGTAATAAGGAGTTGGCAAAACTCAAAAACCTGGATGGAGATTTTAAATCCATTACCCTGCCAATTTTATTCAATCCGAAAGAAGGCGTGAGGGGTTTAGAAGCAGCTATTGATCGCATTTGTAGTGAGGCAGATCAAGCCATCGTATCAGGAACAAGTATCATTATTTTAAGCGATCGCGATGTTAATAAAGATAACGCTCCCATTCCTGCCTTACTTGCAGTAGCAGGTTTACATCACCACTTAATTCGTCAAGGAACTCGTACTAGAGTAGGACTTGTTTTAGAATCAGGAGAACCAAGGGAAGTTCATCATTTTGCTGTCTTACTTGGCTACGGTTGTGGCGCAATTAATCCCTATCTCGCTTTTACGACTATTGATGAGATGATCCAGCAGGGCATACTGGTGGATGTCGATTATCAAACTGCTTGCAAAAATTATATTAAAGCAGTGACTAAGGGAACGATTAAAATTGCTTCCAAGATCGGGATCTCTACCTTACAAAGCTATCGCGGAGCGCAAATTTTTGAAGCAATCGGACTCAATCAGTCGATAGTAAATCGTTACTTTAGCTGGACGGCATCGAGAATTGAAGGAGTAGATTTAGAAGCGATCGCCCGTGAAACAATTTTACGTCATAGTCATGCTTTTCCCGACCGTGAAGTTAACGGACATACCTTGGATGTGGGCGGTGAATACCAATGGCGCAAAGATGGCGAGGCACATTTGTTCAGTCCCCAAACCATCCATACTTTACAACAGGCAGTAAGAATAGGTGATTATGAGCTTTACAAGCAATACGCCAAGCTGGTAAACGAGCAGAATCAGCAACACTTTACCCTCAGAGGATTGTTAGGGTTTAAAGAACGCAAACCAGTTCCCCTCGAAGAGGTAGAACCCATCGAAGCGATTATGAAGCGATTCAAAACTGGGGCAATGAGTTACGGTTCGATTTCCAAAGAAGCCCACGAATCTCTAGCGATCGCTATGAATCGGATCGGTGGTAAATCCAATACGGGAGAAGGAGGCGAAGACCCAGAACGCTATACTTGGACAAACGAACAGGGCGATTCTAAAAACAGTGCGATCAAACAAGTTGCTTCGGGACGGTTTGGGGTTACCAGTCTATACTTATCCCAAGCTAGAGAACTCCAAATCAAAATGGCACAAGGGGCAAAACCAGGAGAAGGAGGACAATTACCAGGTAAGAAAGTCTATCCTTGGATTGCGAAAGTCCGTCACTCTACCCCAGGAGTAGGCTTAATTTCTCCACCTCCCCACCACGATATTTACTCGATTGAAGATTTGGCTGAGTTGATCCACGATCTGAAAAATGCTAATCGGGAAGCTCGCATTAGCGTTAAATTAGTTTCGGAAGTAGGGGTAGGAACGATCGCTGCTGGCGTAGCTAAAGCCCATGCAGATGTAGTGTTAATCTCTGGTTTCGATGGCGGTACGGGTGCATCTCCCCAAACCTCGATCAAACACGCAGGACTGCCTTGGGAACTCGGTTTAGCTGAAACCCATCAAACTCTGGTGTTAAATAACCTCCGTAGCCGAATTGCTGTAGAAACCGACGGACAGATGAAAACAGGTCGAGATGTTGCGATCGCAACCCTCCTGGGTGCTGAAGAATTTGGTTTTTCAACTGCGCCTCTAGTTACTCTGGGTTGTATCATGATGCGCGTCTGCCATCTCAATACTTGTCCTGCAGGAGTCGCTACCCAAGACCCCAGATTGCGTAAAAACTTCATTGGCGATCCAGCTTACACCGTCAACTTTATGAAGTTTATCGCCCAAGAAGTGCGCGAAATTATGGCGAGTTTAGGCTTCCGTACCCTCAATGAAATGGTAGGACGTACTGATGTATTAGAGGCAAAGAAAGCGGTGGATCATTGGAAAGCCAAAGGCATCGATCTTTCTAAAATCCTTTACCAACCTGAAGTAGACCCAGAAGTAGGACGCTATTGTCAAATTTCCCAGGATCATGGTTTGGATAAATCCCTGGACCTCACTACCTTACTCGATCTTTGTAAACCAGCGATTGAAAAAGGCGAAAAGGTCAAAGCTACCCTACCGATTAAAAATACTAATCGGGTAGTAGGTACAATTTTGGGCAATGAAATCACTAAACGTCATTGGGAAGGGTTGCCAGAAGATACAGTTCATCTCCATTTCCAAGGTAGTGCGGGACAAAGTTTTGGTGCATTTGTACCCAAAGGAGTAACCCTAGAATTAGAAGGCGATGCCAATGACTATCTAGGTAAAGGGTTGAGTGGGGGCAAAATAATTGTCTATCCTCCTGCTGCTTCTACCTTTGTACCAGCGGAAAATATTATTATCGGCAACGTTGCCTTTTATGGTGCAACCAGTGGCGAAGCTTATATCTATGGTATTGCAGGAGAAAGATTCTGTGTCCGTAATTCGGGTGTTAATGCTGTAGTCGAAGCTATTGGGGATCATGGTTGCGAATACATGACAGGTGGCAAAGTAGTCATTCTCGGTAAAACTGGACGGAACTTTGCTGCGGGAATGAGTGGCGGAGTAGCTTACATTCTCGACGAACAGGGAGATTTTGCTATTCGTTGCAACACTCAAATGGCAGACATCGAACCTTTAGATGAAGAAGACAGAGAAATTGTTTACCAAATGATTCAGAAACATCAAGATTACACCCAGAGTCAAAAAGCAGCTAAAGTGCTAGCGAATTGGCAGGAATTTGCCTCCAAATTCGTCAAAGTCATGCCCAGAGACTACAAACGGGTACTACAAGCTATTAAACAGGCGCTCGCGGAAGGTTTGAGCGGTGATGATGCCCTAACGGCTGCCTTTGAAGCCAACGCCAGCGATGTCGCCCGTATTGGTGGCAGTTAA
- a CDS encoding plasmid maintenance system antidote protein gives MNSTVQNQYTPDYVSPPGETLEEILEEKGMSQAELAERTGRPKKTISEIINGKAAITPETALQLERVLGVPAGFWNNRERQYREALAHREERKRLESQVSWLERIPVRDMVKQQWIQSYQDKVEQLREVLNFFAVASPEQWEEIWGKTSIVDYRKSNAFESDRSAVAAWLRKGEIDAEEIVCADYDSTKFKKALEKIRALTIESPEVFQPTMVQLCAESGVALVFVPQLTKTRTCGATHWLSSKKALIQLSLRYKTNDHFWFSFFHEAGHILLHGKKDIFLEGKDIQDNSKQDKEKEADNFAADLLIPPNELEKFVKSSQRFSKEAIKQFASLIGITPGIVVDRLQNDKKLQRSHCNDLKQRFEWTQYNIIKVK, from the coding sequence ATGAATAGTACTGTTCAAAATCAATACACGCCTGACTATGTTTCTCCTCCTGGTGAAACTCTTGAGGAAATTTTAGAAGAAAAGGGAATGAGCCAAGCTGAACTGGCAGAGCGTACTGGTAGACCAAAGAAAACCATTAGTGAAATTATTAATGGTAAAGCAGCTATTACTCCAGAAACAGCACTACAACTAGAGCGAGTTTTAGGTGTCCCTGCTGGCTTTTGGAACAATCGTGAAAGACAATATAGAGAAGCTTTAGCGCATCGAGAAGAGCGAAAACGCCTAGAAAGTCAAGTATCATGGCTCGAACGAATTCCAGTCAGAGACATGGTTAAACAGCAATGGATTCAATCTTATCAAGATAAAGTAGAACAGCTAAGAGAAGTTCTAAATTTTTTCGCCGTCGCCTCCCCTGAACAATGGGAGGAAATTTGGGGCAAAACATCAATAGTAGACTACAGAAAGTCTAATGCTTTTGAAAGTGATCGTAGTGCTGTTGCAGCTTGGTTACGTAAAGGAGAAATTGATGCAGAAGAGATTGTTTGTGCTGATTATGATTCCACTAAGTTTAAGAAGGCACTAGAAAAGATTCGTGCATTAACTATCGAATCCCCAGAGGTTTTTCAGCCAACAATGGTTCAGTTATGTGCAGAGTCGGGAGTGGCTTTAGTTTTTGTACCTCAACTTACCAAAACTCGAACTTGTGGAGCAACTCATTGGTTAAGTTCAAAAAAAGCATTAATCCAACTTAGTTTACGTTACAAAACTAACGATCATTTTTGGTTTTCTTTTTTTCACGAAGCGGGTCATATTCTATTACATGGTAAAAAAGATATTTTTCTTGAAGGAAAAGATATTCAAGATAATTCAAAACAGGATAAAGAAAAAGAAGCAGATAATTTTGCTGCGGATTTATTGATTCCACCTAATGAATTGGAAAAGTTTGTTAAATCGAGTCAACGATTTAGTAAAGAAGCTATTAAGCAATTTGCATCATTAATTGGGATTACTCCTGGAATTGTTGTTGACAGACTACAAAATGACAAAAAATTACAACGCTCTCACTGCAATGATTTAAAACAAAGATTTGAATGGACACAATATAACATTATCAAAGTTAAGTAA
- a CDS encoding glutamate synthase, NADH/NADPH, small subunit, whose protein sequence is MGKPTGFIEYLREEPSELSPLDRIRNWDEFHLPMPEDKLKTQAARCMDCGTPFCHTGITISGMASGCPINNLIPEWNDLIYRGLWREALDRLHKTNNFPEFTGRVCPAPCEGSCVLGIHNPPVTIKNIEYSIIEKGWDAGWINPEPPQKRTGKKVAVVGSGPAGLCAAAQLNKAGHWVTVFERADRPGGLLMYGIPNMKLDKQEIVMRRITMLEAEGVTFTCNTEIGKDLPAEQLLQEYDSVILCTGATKPRDLPIEGRSLKGIHFAMDFLTANTQAILDGKDTSLSAAGKDVVIIGGGDTGTDCVGTSVRHGCRSLVQLEIMPQPPQERAANNPWPEWPKIYRLDYGQEEAAAKFGDDPRGYLTTATKFEGDDHGQVKAVHTVQVQWEKDASGRFVFQPVSGTEKVIPAQLVLLAMGFLGPEQPLLEALGLEKDARSNIKADFEKYTTNIPGVFAAGDCRRGQSLVVWAFNEGRGVARECDRYLMGSTDLP, encoded by the coding sequence ATGGGAAAACCAACAGGCTTTATTGAATATCTCCGCGAAGAACCTTCTGAATTATCACCTTTAGACCGCATTCGTAATTGGGATGAATTTCATCTTCCCATGCCAGAGGATAAACTTAAAACTCAGGCTGCCCGTTGTATGGATTGCGGTACGCCTTTCTGTCACACGGGTATTACCATTAGTGGAATGGCGAGTGGTTGCCCAATTAATAATTTAATTCCTGAATGGAATGACCTAATTTATCGTGGACTGTGGCGCGAAGCATTAGACCGTTTACATAAAACTAATAATTTTCCTGAATTCACAGGTAGAGTATGTCCTGCCCCTTGCGAAGGTTCTTGTGTTTTAGGCATCCATAACCCCCCAGTAACCATTAAAAATATTGAATATTCCATCATCGAAAAAGGTTGGGATGCAGGTTGGATTAACCCCGAACCACCCCAAAAACGCACGGGTAAAAAAGTCGCAGTGGTAGGATCTGGCCCTGCGGGATTGTGTGCTGCTGCCCAACTTAATAAAGCTGGTCATTGGGTAACAGTATTTGAACGGGCGGATCGTCCTGGGGGTCTGTTGATGTATGGCATTCCCAATATGAAACTGGATAAGCAAGAAATCGTCATGCGTCGCATCACGATGTTAGAGGCAGAGGGAGTTACCTTTACCTGCAATACTGAAATCGGTAAGGATTTACCTGCCGAACAATTACTCCAAGAATATGATTCGGTAATCCTTTGTACTGGTGCAACCAAACCCAGAGATTTACCAATTGAAGGACGTTCCCTCAAAGGTATTCACTTCGCGATGGACTTCCTCACTGCCAATACTCAGGCAATTTTAGATGGTAAAGATACTAGTCTTTCTGCTGCTGGTAAAGATGTAGTTATTATTGGTGGTGGTGACACGGGGACAGACTGCGTTGGAACATCAGTTCGTCACGGTTGTCGCTCTCTGGTGCAACTGGAAATCATGCCCCAACCACCCCAAGAACGGGCTGCAAATAATCCCTGGCCCGAATGGCCAAAAATTTATCGTCTCGATTACGGACAGGAAGAAGCTGCTGCCAAATTCGGTGACGATCCTAGAGGTTATTTGACTACCGCAACCAAGTTTGAAGGAGACGACCACGGACAAGTCAAAGCCGTTCACACCGTACAGGTGCAGTGGGAAAAAGATGCTAGTGGTCGCTTTGTTTTTCAACCCGTTTCTGGTACAGAAAAAGTTATACCCGCTCAATTAGTTCTCTTAGCAATGGGTTTTCTTGGCCCAGAACAACCGCTTTTAGAAGCTTTAGGACTGGAAAAGGATGCCCGTAGCAATATCAAAGCCGACTTTGAAAAGTATACTACCAATATCCCTGGCGTTTTTGCAGCAGGAGATTGCCGTCGCGGACAGAGTTTAGTAGTTTGGGCATTTAATGAAGGTCGTGGTGTCGCTCGTGAATGCGATCGCTATTTAATGGGGAGTACAGATTTACCTTAA